A window of the Puniceicoccaceae bacterium genome harbors these coding sequences:
- a CDS encoding glycosyl hydrolase 53 family protein produces MNPILRLLTLLSLPLCLQAESSHAPSLPYLTGADLSALPVYEAAGAVYRDAEGQPGDALQILADVGMRCVRLRLFVDPDMQGIVSNNLEYTLSLARRCQDAGLEILLNLHYSDTWADPSKQFTPAAWSHLPAEGLIERVQSYTHAVFHQFISSGIRISYVQLGNEITNGMLWPSGKVEFDGNPNQANNWQSFAALLHAAHQGLEQAYTASGQPIPKRFHHIECTGDLPRTAWYLRNLMRHHIPFDAVAFSYYPEWHGSLCDLRNTLHHASTQTGKPVIVVETAYPWHPESQETDRDVNLFPHALSPDGQAAFLADLDRLIRNLDGAMGRGLFYWHPESRRMEAPFHIWKWGRHALFDFDGTLLPGALSFRSNGQSIN; encoded by the coding sequence ATGAACCCCATCTTACGTCTGTTGACGCTTCTGTCCCTGCCTCTATGCCTGCAGGCGGAATCGTCTCACGCCCCCAGCCTGCCCTATCTGACGGGTGCCGACCTGTCAGCGTTGCCAGTTTACGAGGCGGCGGGTGCCGTTTACCGCGATGCGGAAGGTCAGCCGGGTGACGCGCTACAGATTCTCGCCGATGTGGGTATGCGCTGTGTGCGACTTCGCCTGTTTGTGGATCCCGACATGCAGGGCATCGTGAGCAACAATCTTGAATACACCCTTTCACTTGCCCGGCGCTGTCAGGATGCCGGACTCGAGATTTTGCTCAACTTGCACTACTCCGACACTTGGGCAGATCCCTCCAAGCAATTCACTCCAGCAGCCTGGAGTCACTTGCCAGCCGAAGGACTGATCGAGCGTGTTCAATCCTATACACACGCCGTTTTTCATCAGTTCATCAGCTCCGGCATCCGCATATCCTACGTTCAACTCGGAAACGAAATCACCAACGGCATGCTCTGGCCAAGCGGAAAAGTGGAGTTCGATGGCAACCCCAATCAGGCAAACAACTGGCAGTCTTTTGCAGCATTGCTGCACGCCGCCCACCAAGGTCTCGAACAGGCCTACACAGCATCCGGTCAGCCGATCCCCAAACGATTCCACCACATTGAATGCACTGGTGATTTGCCGCGCACGGCGTGGTATTTGCGCAATCTCATGCGCCATCACATCCCGTTCGATGCTGTCGCGTTCAGCTACTACCCGGAGTGGCACGGAAGTTTGTGCGATCTGCGTAACACACTGCACCACGCAAGCACCCAAACCGGAAAACCCGTCATTGTCGTCGAAACCGCCTATCCCTGGCATCCGGAATCCCAAGAAACTGACAGGGATGTGAATTTGTTTCCCCATGCCCTCTCTCCAGACGGGCAGGCTGCTTTTCTTGCCGACCTTGATCGCCTGATTCGCAACCTGGACGGTGCAATGGGTCGCGGCCTCTTTTACTGGCACCCGGAATCCCGCCGCATGGAGGCCCCCTTCCACATCTGGAAATGGGGCCGCCACGCACTCTTCGATTTTGACGGCACGCTGTTGCCGGGTGCTCTTAGCTTTCGTTCCAACGGGCAATCCATCAATTGA
- a CDS encoding fumarylacetoacetate hydrolase family protein has protein sequence MYRLFATPDALLIESNGRWLRPTGEVSIDTLFTAENPAAFVANLAEQASETGAPDPAQLRAPLGAQEIWAAGVTYLRSKDARREESKDAGGGDFYDKVYAADRPELFFKATPHRVAHPGAGVRIRKDSLWNVPEPELTLAINAEGRIFGYTVGNDKSSRDIEGANPLYLPQAKVYDRSAAIGPCLLVCDPLPESTVIHILIRRAAQSVFEGSTEISQIKRSLPSLADWLYKENAFPFGAYLMTGTGIVPPDRFTLQSGDEIRITIDPIGTLVNSVI, from the coding sequence ATGTACCGCCTCTTTGCTACCCCTGATGCGTTACTGATCGAGTCAAATGGTCGCTGGCTGCGGCCAACTGGCGAGGTCAGTATAGATACCCTTTTCACTGCGGAAAACCCCGCTGCCTTCGTCGCCAATCTGGCGGAACAGGCCAGCGAAACTGGTGCTCCCGATCCAGCGCAGCTTCGCGCTCCGTTGGGCGCACAGGAGATCTGGGCTGCCGGAGTCACCTACCTGCGCAGCAAGGACGCACGCCGTGAGGAATCGAAGGATGCCGGCGGCGGTGATTTTTACGACAAGGTCTACGCCGCCGACCGGCCCGAGCTGTTTTTTAAGGCAACACCGCATCGTGTGGCCCACCCGGGTGCAGGGGTGCGCATCCGCAAGGATTCCCTCTGGAATGTGCCCGAACCTGAACTGACCCTTGCCATCAATGCAGAGGGCAGGATCTTCGGCTACACGGTGGGCAATGACAAGAGTTCGCGCGATATTGAAGGAGCCAATCCTCTCTACCTTCCTCAAGCCAAGGTCTATGACCGCAGCGCCGCCATCGGCCCCTGCCTGTTGGTGTGCGATCCGCTGCCCGAGTCCACAGTCATCCACATCCTCATTCGGCGTGCCGCCCAGTCCGTCTTTGAGGGTTCCACCGAAATTTCCCAGATCAAGCGCAGTTTGCCCTCTCTGGCGGACTGGCTCTACAAGGAAAATGCCTTCCCCTTTGGCGCCTACCTGATGACGGGCACTGGAATCGTGCCTCCCGACCGCTTTACATTGCAGTCTGGCGACGAAATTCGCATCACCATCGACCCCATTGGCACACTGGTGAATTCTGTGATCTGA
- a CDS encoding SLC13 family permease, with protein MSIALLDSLNLSPVSLLLISVTLVVVLIGVCRVHAFFALIIAAASVAVLGSGDQSVTVAMENMFAQFGRTVGGIGFAIAVAAVIGAALTGSGAADRIVGAFIAALGEKRAPLALLGAGFVLSIPVYFDTVFFLLIPLARALSARTGKNYLLHVMAICTGSVITHATVPPTPGPLTMAEILMIDPGQAMLAGLAAGILPAAAGLGFAAWLNRRYPVPQRDARGLAPMPVHEHGKLPGFAVSIAPVLIPVILIAAVSILGGFQERLPDAVWELLLFLGNKNVALLLGAVMAVAVYLRQRGLNWRETGDVVGEPLGTAGVIILITAAGGAYGAMIQGTGIGDVIRGWIENHGINPVVLGWGMAALLRAAQGSTTVAVIAAAGLMTSLGGDGSLGVHPVYLYLAIGYGGLFLSWMNDSGFWLYSRMSGMTEGETLRSWSMLLSLVSVVGLIQVWVVSSLFPAV; from the coding sequence ATGTCGATTGCCCTGCTTGATTCATTGAACTTGAGTCCGGTCAGCTTGCTGCTGATCAGTGTCACCCTGGTTGTTGTGCTCATCGGTGTCTGCCGTGTGCACGCTTTTTTTGCCCTCATCATTGCCGCCGCGAGTGTCGCGGTGCTCGGAAGCGGAGATCAGTCCGTCACTGTTGCGATGGAAAACATGTTTGCCCAGTTTGGCCGCACAGTGGGCGGGATCGGATTTGCCATTGCCGTAGCGGCGGTCATTGGTGCTGCGCTGACGGGAAGCGGAGCCGCGGACCGCATCGTTGGGGCTTTTATTGCAGCACTGGGAGAAAAGCGTGCACCACTTGCTCTGCTGGGCGCGGGTTTTGTGCTCTCGATTCCTGTCTATTTTGACACCGTCTTTTTTCTGCTGATTCCATTGGCGCGCGCATTGAGTGCTCGAACCGGGAAGAACTACCTGTTGCACGTGATGGCCATTTGCACTGGCAGCGTGATCACCCATGCGACCGTTCCACCGACCCCGGGACCGCTCACGATGGCCGAAATTCTGATGATTGATCCTGGTCAGGCGATGCTCGCCGGACTGGCTGCGGGCATCCTGCCTGCGGCGGCTGGCTTGGGATTTGCAGCCTGGTTGAACCGCCGCTACCCAGTACCACAGCGGGATGCACGAGGGCTGGCACCCATGCCCGTGCACGAACACGGAAAATTACCCGGATTTGCGGTATCGATCGCACCTGTGCTGATACCAGTGATCCTGATTGCGGCAGTTTCGATCCTTGGAGGATTTCAGGAACGCCTACCGGATGCCGTATGGGAACTGCTGTTGTTTTTGGGAAACAAAAACGTGGCATTGCTCCTGGGTGCCGTGATGGCGGTGGCCGTCTACCTGCGTCAGCGTGGACTCAACTGGCGCGAAACCGGGGATGTGGTTGGCGAACCGCTGGGAACGGCGGGCGTGATCATCCTCATCACCGCAGCGGGAGGTGCTTATGGTGCGATGATTCAGGGGACTGGAATCGGCGATGTGATCCGGGGATGGATCGAGAACCATGGTATCAACCCCGTGGTGCTCGGATGGGGCATGGCTGCCCTGCTGCGTGCGGCTCAAGGATCGACCACGGTTGCAGTCATCGCCGCTGCGGGACTGATGACCTCGCTGGGTGGTGATGGCAGCTTGGGGGTTCACCCAGTATACCTTTACCTGGCCATTGGCTATGGCGGTCTGTTTCTCTCCTGGATGAACGACAGCGGATTCTGGCTTTACAGCCGCATGAGTGGAATGACCGAAGGGGAAACCCTGCGTTCCTGGTCAATGCTTCTGAGTCTGGTTTCGGTGGTTGGGTTGATTCAGGTCTGGGTTGTGTCGAGCCTGTTCCCTGCAGTCTGA
- a CDS encoding Gfo/Idh/MocA family oxidoreductase, whose amino-acid sequence MHQPQRLTHRREFLKTAGLGIGGLILASQLSSAPTILPGRKKRAGIALVGLGYYSTDELAPALQQTEFAYLAGIVTGSPQKVERWQRLYGIPDANVYNYDNFDSIRNNGDIDIVYVVLPNSMHKEFTIRAAQAGKHVICEKPMALNANDCREMIAACKANGVGLSIGYRMQYEPHTQEIMRLGQEQVFGPVYQVSAGAGYRSVPSQHWKWRKAMGGGAMMDMGVYPLQAARYVTGKEPIRVSAQTFTTRDVAIEVDEVTTFQLEFEGGIIANLETSFHANSNYLHAFAENGYFQLQPFSSYRGIRGSTSHGPLEFPAVNQQATQMDEDAKNMLAGKPVRVPGEEGLADMIVVDAVKESIRTGRKVML is encoded by the coding sequence ATGCATCAGCCCCAACGACTCACCCATCGACGTGAATTCCTCAAGACTGCCGGCCTCGGAATCGGTGGCTTGATCCTCGCTTCTCAGCTCTCCTCCGCACCCACCATCCTGCCTGGCAGGAAAAAGCGCGCGGGCATCGCCCTGGTCGGTCTCGGATACTACAGCACCGATGAGCTTGCACCCGCCCTGCAGCAGACCGAATTCGCCTATCTGGCAGGAATTGTCACTGGCAGCCCACAAAAGGTTGAGCGCTGGCAGCGACTCTACGGCATCCCGGATGCCAACGTGTACAACTATGATAATTTTGATTCCATTCGGAACAACGGCGATATCGACATCGTTTACGTCGTGCTGCCCAACTCCATGCACAAGGAGTTTACCATTCGTGCCGCTCAGGCAGGCAAACACGTCATCTGTGAAAAACCGATGGCGCTCAACGCCAACGATTGCCGCGAGATGATTGCAGCCTGCAAGGCCAATGGGGTTGGCCTTTCGATCGGATATCGCATGCAGTATGAACCGCACACGCAGGAAATCATGCGGCTGGGTCAGGAACAGGTCTTTGGTCCGGTTTATCAGGTCTCCGCAGGGGCGGGTTATCGCAGTGTTCCATCCCAGCACTGGAAGTGGCGAAAAGCGATGGGAGGCGGAGCCATGATGGACATGGGTGTCTATCCGCTGCAGGCCGCACGTTACGTGACCGGCAAGGAACCGATCCGTGTGAGCGCTCAGACCTTCACAACACGTGATGTCGCTATTGAAGTGGATGAGGTGACCACCTTTCAACTGGAGTTCGAAGGTGGGATCATCGCCAACCTGGAGACCAGTTTCCACGCGAATTCCAACTACCTGCACGCATTTGCAGAAAATGGATACTTTCAATTGCAGCCGTTCTCGAGCTACCGTGGTATTCGCGGTTCGACGAGCCATGGACCGCTCGAATTTCCGGCGGTCAACCAGCAGGCCACCCAAATGGACGAAGATGCGAAAAACATGCTGGCTGGCAAACCCGTGCGTGTTCCCGGCGAAGAAGGACTTGCCGACATGATCGTCGTCGACGCCGTCAAGGAATCCATTCGCACAGGTCGCAAGGTGATGCTCTGA
- a CDS encoding TonB-dependent receptor, protein MNHLLPLSRIRQVGMLLTACSLTTISSVAQLPDETDEDSIHVLSPFTVNTSADMGYLAQNTLAGSRLNTSLRDTGAAISVLTLEFLDDLAATSMKDVILFSNNSVPDFGDAATNFNGNPMIGNVETQLRIRGLAASYGRNYFTWETSSDFYNVERIDQSRGPNAILFGFGSAGGIVNTTTKQASVVDIDTELNFMVGSWDRLRGAIDTNHVIVEDVFAIRLNAMSERNDTWRKFESYEATRAHLAATYVLSPDAVIRAEIETGKVNDNIARPWLMIDQAWQWRQDGRPVYESAQWDWPVSDFITQTWSEHLVFVENTGEVMNWQGMPFSYLAGMSWSHLEMTPENLNIIPRESNSAGPAADRDTDYLTYTATYEHQLTDQFSIELAFNHQETDFRAYDPNAGNLTRYGYMGDATNIWGDASAYTPTWQANPYAGQLYLENNWTRRTQDRSSDTLRLTAAYDLDLAKLGRHRIAALFEQTWRDHLSIEDAEVFVGAPFAPEAEFDSNRLFRRYYFEEGNADDIRVPSWKQSLTNVVDPVTGQSLTSGWAPNQEIANSDQEQTTFMIATQSNFFEDRLVATLGYRHDRLDYSKLPTIRDANGVLTLDAANPLSQDFSADTTTLGLVYHLTDQLSLFANRSDSRNLPNINQRILGIGVPPMAEGEGTDMGLKLNLFDGRLYATLNYYTTDYRNTTEWGNIFADVTSRNNRFLQSFVDAGLITAADRDARLLDANAYLEDRESEGWELELIANPTDNWRISLNLSTNEVIKTNIMNEIAEWAAVNTAYWIDVAGEDFLLGGGDWDTLGNNIGWMMDYINQQTSFNGYPARGERGLGASLYTRYQFKEGAISGFFIGGGARYQDANVIAIVDGDEIKGEDLFLVDLMLGYQFETTLLGRETTVDLQLNIANALDEDKDQVYTVAWWDPTRPERIGLQEPRKFTFSASLKF, encoded by the coding sequence ATGAACCACCTACTGCCATTATCCCGCATTCGCCAGGTTGGCATGCTGCTGACCGCCTGTTCGCTCACCACCATCTCATCCGTCGCCCAACTCCCAGACGAAACCGATGAAGATTCCATCCATGTGCTCTCACCTTTCACGGTGAACACCAGCGCGGACATGGGCTATCTGGCCCAAAACACCCTCGCTGGGAGTCGTCTCAATACCAGTCTGCGCGACACCGGTGCCGCCATTTCCGTGCTGACACTCGAGTTCCTCGATGATCTCGCCGCCACGAGCATGAAGGACGTCATTCTTTTCTCCAACAATTCGGTGCCGGACTTTGGAGATGCAGCCACCAACTTCAACGGAAATCCAATGATCGGAAACGTCGAAACCCAGCTGCGCATCCGCGGACTTGCGGCAAGTTACGGTCGCAACTACTTCACCTGGGAAACCTCGTCAGATTTCTACAACGTCGAGCGCATCGACCAATCCCGCGGGCCCAACGCGATTCTCTTCGGATTCGGTTCCGCCGGTGGCATTGTCAATACCACGACCAAACAGGCGAGCGTCGTCGACATCGATACGGAGTTGAATTTCATGGTCGGTTCCTGGGATCGCCTGCGTGGAGCCATCGACACCAACCATGTGATCGTGGAGGATGTATTTGCCATCCGCCTCAATGCCATGAGCGAACGCAATGACACCTGGCGCAAGTTCGAATCGTACGAAGCAACGCGCGCCCACCTTGCCGCCACCTATGTGCTTTCTCCCGATGCCGTGATCCGTGCAGAAATCGAAACCGGTAAAGTGAACGACAACATCGCCCGTCCCTGGTTGATGATTGACCAGGCCTGGCAATGGCGACAGGACGGTCGGCCCGTCTACGAATCAGCCCAGTGGGATTGGCCCGTCAGTGACTTCATCACGCAAACCTGGAGTGAACACCTCGTGTTTGTGGAAAACACGGGCGAGGTCATGAACTGGCAGGGCATGCCTTTCTCCTATCTCGCTGGCATGAGCTGGTCGCACCTGGAGATGACTCCGGAAAACCTCAACATCATCCCGCGCGAATCCAACAGCGCAGGTCCAGCAGCAGATCGGGATACCGATTACCTCACCTATACCGCCACCTACGAACACCAACTGACCGACCAGTTCAGCATCGAACTCGCCTTCAATCACCAGGAAACGGATTTTCGCGCATACGATCCAAACGCTGGCAACCTCACGCGCTACGGCTACATGGGGGATGCGACCAATATCTGGGGTGACGCCAGTGCTTACACTCCCACCTGGCAGGCCAACCCATACGCTGGTCAGCTCTACCTCGAAAACAACTGGACACGCCGCACCCAGGATCGCAGCTCAGATACCTTGCGCCTGACCGCAGCCTACGATCTTGACCTTGCCAAACTCGGACGTCACCGCATCGCCGCGCTGTTCGAGCAGACTTGGCGAGACCATCTCAGCATCGAGGATGCCGAGGTCTTTGTCGGTGCCCCCTTCGCACCGGAGGCGGAGTTCGACTCCAACCGCCTCTTCCGCCGCTACTATTTTGAAGAGGGCAATGCCGACGACATCCGCGTGCCTTCATGGAAGCAATCCCTCACCAACGTCGTCGACCCCGTAACAGGACAATCCCTCACTTCGGGCTGGGCACCCAATCAGGAAATCGCCAATTCGGATCAGGAACAAACCACATTCATGATCGCGACGCAGAGCAACTTCTTTGAGGATCGTCTCGTGGCAACGCTCGGTTATCGTCACGACCGGCTCGACTACAGCAAACTGCCCACCATCCGCGATGCCAATGGCGTGCTCACGCTCGATGCGGCCAATCCGCTCAGCCAGGATTTTTCTGCGGACACCACAACGCTCGGGCTGGTTTATCACCTGACCGATCAGCTGTCCCTCTTTGCCAATCGCTCCGACAGCCGCAATCTTCCCAATATCAATCAGCGCATTCTCGGTATTGGTGTGCCGCCCATGGCCGAGGGTGAGGGAACCGACATGGGTCTGAAACTCAACCTCTTCGATGGACGCCTCTACGCGACCCTCAACTACTACACCACCGACTATCGCAATACGACGGAATGGGGCAATATCTTTGCCGATGTCACCAGCCGCAATAACCGATTTTTGCAATCGTTCGTTGACGCTGGACTCATCACTGCAGCAGACCGTGACGCTCGCCTGCTCGACGCCAATGCCTACCTGGAAGACCGTGAGTCGGAGGGATGGGAACTCGAGCTGATCGCGAACCCTACCGACAACTGGCGCATCTCGCTGAACCTGTCGACAAATGAGGTGATCAAAACCAACATCATGAATGAGATCGCAGAGTGGGCGGCGGTCAATACCGCCTACTGGATCGATGTCGCCGGAGAGGACTTCCTGCTCGGCGGAGGTGACTGGGATACCCTGGGCAACAACATCGGCTGGATGATGGACTATATCAATCAGCAAACTTCCTTCAATGGCTATCCGGCCCGCGGTGAGCGCGGACTGGGCGCAAGCCTTTACACGCGCTATCAATTCAAGGAAGGTGCCATCAGCGGATTTTTCATCGGCGGCGGCGCACGCTATCAGGATGCCAATGTGATCGCGATTGTGGACGGTGACGAAATCAAGGGTGAGGATCTCTTCCTCGTCGA
- a CDS encoding aldehyde dehydrogenase (NADP(+)), which produces MTEFSNATTKQISAAAEAAQSAFHTYAQTSPEQRAQFLDAIADAVHEAPALLETAAQESALPMPRLEGERARTVGQLRMFASLLREGSWVDARIDQAQPERKPLPKPDLRRMLQPLGPVAVFGASNFPLAFSVAGGDTASALAAGNPVVVKAHPAHPATSEIAAQAIRDAASRCGLPEGVFSMVHGSSPEVSITLVQHPAIAAVGFTGSLKAGRALLDAAASRPDPIPVFAEMGSLNPMFLLPDALEQRGEAIAEGLMASVTLGVGQFCTKPGVVFAVRGAKLDAFKEHLAAKLKGVAAGTMLHEGIARAFHESCNNLQAFPELNAFAKGSPSGTDREAAAMGASVSYENFLKRPELAEEVFGPFVLLVECPDEASMLQAAGSLHGQLTATVHSDAPDSTPVQSLMQCLSHRAGRLILNGFPTGVEVCPSMHHGGPYPSTTDARYTSVGTAAIFRFARPVSYQNFPQALLPDALKDNNPLGISRLVDGKLSTASL; this is translated from the coding sequence ATGACTGAATTTTCCAACGCAACTACCAAACAAATTTCTGCAGCGGCCGAAGCTGCACAGTCCGCATTTCACACCTACGCACAAACCTCCCCGGAACAGCGCGCCCAGTTCCTCGACGCCATCGCAGATGCGGTGCATGAGGCACCCGCACTGCTCGAGACGGCAGCACAGGAATCCGCTTTGCCGATGCCGCGCCTGGAAGGGGAACGCGCACGAACCGTTGGCCAGCTGCGCATGTTCGCATCCCTCCTCAGGGAGGGTTCATGGGTGGATGCACGCATCGACCAAGCGCAACCCGAGCGCAAACCCTTGCCTAAGCCTGATCTGCGCCGCATGCTGCAACCCCTGGGGCCGGTTGCAGTTTTTGGGGCGAGCAATTTTCCGCTCGCATTCTCGGTAGCGGGCGGAGATACCGCCTCCGCACTCGCTGCTGGCAATCCGGTCGTTGTGAAAGCACATCCCGCCCACCCCGCAACGTCCGAAATCGCCGCCCAGGCGATTCGTGATGCCGCATCGCGCTGCGGACTCCCCGAAGGTGTTTTTTCCATGGTACACGGTTCCTCTCCCGAGGTATCCATCACTCTCGTTCAACACCCGGCCATCGCCGCTGTGGGCTTCACCGGTTCTCTCAAGGCAGGACGTGCCTTGTTGGATGCCGCAGCAAGCCGCCCCGACCCCATTCCGGTTTTTGCAGAGATGGGCAGCCTCAACCCCATGTTCCTGCTGCCGGATGCCCTCGAGCAGCGCGGCGAAGCGATCGCCGAGGGCCTCATGGCTTCGGTCACGCTGGGAGTCGGACAGTTCTGCACCAAGCCGGGCGTCGTCTTCGCCGTGCGCGGAGCGAAGCTTGACGCATTCAAGGAACACCTGGCTGCTAAGCTGAAAGGCGTCGCCGCCGGAACCATGCTGCACGAGGGCATTGCCCGGGCCTTTCACGAATCGTGCAATAACCTGCAGGCATTTCCCGAACTGAATGCATTTGCCAAGGGTTCTCCATCCGGAACGGACCGTGAGGCAGCTGCGATGGGCGCATCGGTCAGCTATGAAAACTTCCTGAAACGACCCGAGCTGGCGGAGGAGGTATTTGGACCCTTTGTCCTGCTCGTGGAGTGCCCCGATGAAGCAAGCATGCTGCAGGCCGCAGGCTCCCTTCATGGCCAACTCACCGCTACTGTTCACAGCGATGCGCCAGATTCAACACCGGTTCAGTCATTGATGCAATGCCTCAGCCACCGGGCCGGTCGACTCATCCTCAATGGATTTCCAACCGGAGTCGAAGTGTGTCCATCCATGCATCACGGCGGCCCCTATCCCTCCACCACCGATGCACGCTACACTTCGGTGGGAACTGCAGCCATCTTCCGCTTCGCGCGCCCGGTCAGCTACCAGAACTTCCCGCAAGCTCTGCTCCCCGATGCACTCAAGGACAACAATCCACTGGGCATCAGCCGGCTCGTGGACGGGAAACTCAGCACAGCGTCACTCTGA
- a CDS encoding YjhG/YagF family D-xylonate dehydratase yields MKLFDSPDSIYAVQTTATGPDGQLPLEPERLKNMSSGELFGWTQNAGMGWDPKSLLGKQYLILSTHGGLRAADGSPIALGYHTGHWEVNLLVEEAANTLKNNDAVPFAAYVSDPCDGRTNGTAGMLDSLPYRNDAAIVLRRLIRSLPSRRGVLGVATCDKGLPAMLMALAGSHDLPCVLVPGGVTLLAEDAEDTAKVQTLATRFARDEISLQHAADMGCRACGSPGGGCQFLGTAASSQVVAEALGLALPHSALSPSGAPIWRDMARRSALALMELEKSSTRTSDLLTDDSLHNAMVLHAAFGGSTNLVLHIPAIAHAAGLTPPTVQDWARINQLVPRLVDALPNGPNHFATVQVFLAGGVPEVMLHLRDLGLLRLDALTVSGQCLGDNLDWWEQSDRRKRLREKLTILDGIDPDQVIMTPARARAAGLTSTVTFLGGNLAPEGALIKSTAISPSVLDSRGIYHHEGPARVFTTEASAIKAIKDGVVQPGDVLVLMGIGPAIGMPETYQITSALKYMKGGDRVALITDGRFSGVSTGACVGHTSPEAWAGGPIGKVRDGDRICLHIDTAALEGRIDLSELTAEALASRPLHPDLAIDSRVPHDTRLWSALQNASGGSWNGCIFDTDRIISLLEKGMQAEREQASTCHGST; encoded by the coding sequence ATGAAACTTTTTGATTCGCCCGATTCGATCTACGCGGTTCAAACGACAGCTACCGGACCGGACGGGCAATTGCCGCTGGAGCCGGAGCGCCTTAAGAACATGTCCAGTGGAGAACTCTTCGGCTGGACTCAGAATGCAGGCATGGGCTGGGATCCCAAGAGTCTGCTCGGCAAGCAGTATCTCATTCTCAGCACGCACGGTGGACTGCGCGCTGCCGACGGTTCGCCGATTGCGCTCGGTTACCACACAGGACACTGGGAGGTCAATCTGCTCGTCGAGGAAGCGGCCAACACCTTGAAAAACAACGATGCGGTTCCCTTCGCGGCCTACGTCAGCGACCCCTGTGATGGGCGCACCAACGGAACGGCTGGCATGCTCGACAGTCTTCCCTATCGAAACGATGCCGCCATCGTGCTGCGGCGGCTCATTCGTTCACTACCCTCGCGTCGAGGGGTGCTCGGAGTGGCCACTTGCGACAAGGGTCTGCCCGCCATGCTGATGGCGCTCGCGGGTTCACACGACCTGCCCTGTGTGCTCGTTCCCGGTGGTGTCACCCTGCTGGCTGAGGATGCCGAAGACACCGCAAAGGTGCAAACCCTCGCCACCCGCTTCGCACGTGATGAGATTTCCCTGCAGCATGCGGCTGACATGGGCTGCCGTGCCTGTGGTTCCCCAGGGGGTGGGTGCCAGTTTCTCGGAACCGCCGCCAGCAGTCAGGTCGTCGCAGAGGCCCTCGGCCTCGCACTGCCCCACAGTGCACTCAGTCCCTCAGGGGCACCGATCTGGAGGGATATGGCCCGACGCTCTGCACTCGCACTGATGGAACTGGAGAAATCCAGCACCCGTACGAGCGACCTGCTGACCGACGATTCACTGCACAATGCCATGGTGCTGCATGCCGCATTTGGCGGTTCCACGAACCTCGTTCTGCACATCCCGGCGATTGCCCATGCAGCCGGACTGACGCCGCCGACTGTGCAGGATTGGGCGCGCATCAATCAGCTGGTTCCACGTCTGGTCGATGCACTGCCCAACGGTCCCAATCACTTTGCCACAGTACAGGTCTTTCTAGCGGGAGGGGTTCCCGAGGTCATGCTGCACTTGCGCGACCTGGGGTTGCTTCGACTCGATGCGCTAACGGTCTCCGGACAATGCCTCGGTGACAATCTCGACTGGTGGGAACAATCGGACCGCCGCAAGCGTCTGCGTGAAAAACTCACCATACTCGATGGCATTGATCCCGACCAGGTCATCATGACTCCTGCCAGGGCGAGAGCCGCCGGACTCACCAGCACGGTTACGTTTCTGGGAGGAAACCTTGCTCCAGAGGGTGCACTGATCAAGAGCACCGCCATTTCTCCTTCTGTGCTCGACTCCCGGGGCATCTACCACCATGAGGGTCCCGCAAGAGTCTTCACCACCGAGGCCAGTGCCATCAAGGCCATCAAAGATGGTGTCGTGCAACCTGGTGATGTGCTCGTGCTCATGGGCATCGGTCCGGCCATTGGCATGCCGGAAACCTATCAGATCACTTCCGCGCTGAAGTACATGAAAGGGGGCGACCGCGTCGCTCTCATCACCGATGGACGCTTTTCCGGTGTTTCCACAGGCGCCTGTGTGGGTCACACCAGTCCCGAAGCCTGGGCTGGAGGTCCGATTGGCAAGGTGCGCGATGGTGACCGGATTTGCCTGCACATCGATACTGCTGCTCTGGAAGGTCGCATTGACCTCAGTGAGTTGACTGCAGAGGCGCTTGCCAGCCGACCGCTGCACCCCGACCTTGCCATCGACTCCAGAGTCCCCCATGACACCCGACTCTGGTCTGCGCTGCAAAACGCAAGCGGAGGCAGCTGGAATGGCTGCATCTTCGACACGGATCGCATCATCTCCCTGCTTGAGAAGGGAATGCAGGCTGAACGGGAGCAGGCATCGACCTGCCACGGCTCAACCTGA